attgccaaacatccacattcttgttgacaactgtgccaaacatgagttatagtctttcgtggattgttatgctgggtatcaccaGGTTCTGATGATTGAAGAAGACGCAGACGACTTTCACCATACCTTGGGGCACTTATTGTTAcagggttatgccatttggtttgaagaatgccggggcaacctacatgagagctatgactgccatcttccatgacatgatgcaccaggaaattaaggtgtatgtggatgatgtgatcattaaatcTAGAACACAGGAAGACCATGTGCGGggcttgagaaagttctttgagtgtCTGTGCAGGTATGGCTTGAAATTGAACccagctaaatgtgcatttggagttccgttTGGAAAACTTCTGGagtttatagtcagtcggaggggtatcgagttagatccaacaaagataaagtctattcgggattttccacctccaagaaccaagaaagaggtcatGAGTCTGCTAGGAAgactgaattacatcagcagattcatcgctcaactcactaCAACTGCAAGCCCATATTCAAATAGTTAAAGAAAGACACGACAACCAATGGACGGATGAGAgccaagaagcctttgataaaatcaaagaatatctgtcaaATCCGCCAGTGTTGGTTCCACATGAGCCAGGGAGAGCTTTGTTCttgtacctgacagtcttggaaaattcttttggttgtgtcCTAGGACAACATGACGTGATCGGGAAGAGaaagcaagccatatactacttgagtaagaagttcactagttacgaagccaagtacactttgttggaaagaacttgttgcgccctaacttgggtcgcccAGAAGCTTAGATATTATCTTTTGGCCTACACCACATATCTCATAACCAGAAtagatcctctgaagtacatattccaaaaaccaatgcccacgggaaggttagcaaaatggcaaatcctgctcactaagtttgacattgtctatgtcacCTGCATGGCGATGAAAGCTcaagccttggcggatcatcTAGCTGAGAACCCGGTTAATGATAAATACCAACCCCTAAGTACTTACTTTCCAAACaaggaagtaaattcagttgaaGTAATTCtagaagacaccaatgcttggaaaatattctttgatggAGCAGTAAATGCAAAAGATGTtaggattggggcaattttgattttgcccactggtcagcactatccggcTATAGCCCGGCTTCGACTCTTCTATATGAACAACActccgagtatgaagcttgcatcttgGGCATGAACATGGCAGTTGATTTGGATGTAGaggaattgttaatcatgggagattctgatTTGATCATtcagcaagcccaaggtgaatgggaaactcgagacatAAAGCTTATCCCATATAGGCAATATGTGGAAAATCTTAGTAAACAGTTTAAGTCTGTCAAGTTTAGGTATATTCC
This sequence is a window from Nicotiana sylvestris chromosome 3, ASM39365v2, whole genome shotgun sequence. Protein-coding genes within it:
- the LOC138888044 gene encoding uncharacterized protein, translating into MDQDISHWHIWDDLARDFIRQFQYNVDIAPNMNSLTNIKKKTMESFREYDIKLREQASTVKLPMDETEMVLDMDTSYNFLQGRPWIHAAGVVPSTLHQMVKFEHENQEIVVHGKDEQSIYRDPSVPCLEAKKGTEHIVYQAFEIVVADEYEEGALFPQPCLSNASKGARGISQGITEPITSTANEKFFGVGFQATNVDIKCADEHKKNGWVLPQPVPRLAKSFVKPKYVEKEEEEEEEEEEESFTAEEIEDICEAMKQILYESHMGPAEGRHEHCKVMYKGPNAKLQNWKATPFNVSRESRVMPFGLKNAGATYMRAMTAIFHDMMHQEIKVYVDDVIIKSRTQEDHVRGLRKFFECLCRYGLKLNPAKCAFGVPFGKLLEFIVSRRDSSLNSLQLQAHIQIVKERHDNQWTDESQEAFDKIKEYLSNPPVLVPHEPGRALFLYLTVLENSFGCVLGQHDVIGKRKQAIYYLSKKFTSYEAKYTLLERTCCALTWVAQKLRYYLLAYTTYLITRIDPLKYIFQKPMPTGRLAKWQILLTKFDIVYVTCMAMKAQALADHLAENPVNDKYQPLSTYFPNKEVNSVEVILEDTNAWKIFFDGAVNAKDVRIGAILILPTGQHYPAIARLRLFYMNNTPSMKLASWA